In Lolium perenne isolate Kyuss_39 chromosome 5, Kyuss_2.0, whole genome shotgun sequence, the sequence CTTGTCTCGGAGTGCGTCGAACTCTACCTTGTCCGACATGACAGAAGAGGAGAGCTCGCCGGCCTCCTTGTCTAGAGCAATAAGAATGCCGACACCTCCGTCTGTCCAGTAGGCGGTGGACCCATCGTCACTGCACCCTCCGAAGCGGATGTATCCCCTCAAGCCCCGCACAATGCAGCCAGGCGCGCCGCCGGAAGTCCATCGGTTGGTGATGGACGAGAACATGCAGGCCCTGGCAATGCCAAGCCCCACCCCCACGGAACAGACTGCGCACGTCACCCCGAAGTTTGACAAGCTGATGCTAGCACTCGCGTCCTCGCCGTCCAGAAGAAAGGCCCCCATGAACTCGCGGCGGTGGAACCACGCCGAGCGTGGGATCATCCTGTAGCGCCGCGCTAGAGGATCGCAGATGACGAGGGCTGAGCCGTGCTTCGAATCTAGAAGGAGCAAGAGGCCTCCACGAACGTCAGTGAGCTCCCAGATAAAGTCGCC encodes:
- the LOC127304346 gene encoding uncharacterized protein; its protein translation is MGDGVRRRRRRKNVEKKAVPLTKIEDVPDELLELVFIRLTSPPDIIRAACTCRCWRRVIRGSSVSYVVGHYQVDERLHGRLPPGLNPVFIPSPSPSPWVDIIAARNLGLDFLPRQFGDFIWELTDVRGGLLLLLDSKHGSALVICDPLARRYRMIPRSAWFHRREFMGAFLLDGEDASASISLSNFGVTCAVCSVGVGLGIARACMFSSITNRWTSGGAPGCIVRGLRGYIRFGGCSDDGSTAYWTDGGVGILIALDKEAGELSSSVMSDKVEFDALRDKRHEPEYAYELTWPPMMRACSS